One window from the genome of Haloarcula sp. CBA1127 encodes:
- a CDS encoding AMP-binding protein, translating into MADSLTALDEVRYEPSETFVTESNVYAFMQKHGIEDFEELHRRTVTDIDGEPASGLDWFWDEIVDYLDLEFYEEYEQVRDDTDGPQFTDWYVGGELNIAHNVVDRHAAPDAANRNTVATIWEGEDGTVREITYHELHQQANRVANALEERGIGTGDTVGLYMPMVPEIVPLLYGCFKVGAIAVPIFSGFGVDATATRIEDAECSVLFTGDGFYRRGSEIDLKSAADEAIEAAGHVEHTIVYNRLGSTESGRSWDSDRDEWWADAVGSQSDEYKTQSLPADHESMLLYSSGTTGKPKGIVHTHAGGLVQPAKEIFFSFDHKPADRFFWVSDIGWMMGPWTLIGNHAHGGTVFIYEGAPDYPDPGRFWEMIDTHNLSVFGISPTAIRALQKHGDEWLEGHDLSTLRLLGSTGEPWDPDSWEWFLENVGGGTTPIMNISGGTEIFGCFLQPTPLHSLKPGTLGGPALGMDIDVVDAQGESVAEANEKGYLVCQSSAPSMTKSLWSGDERYLEEYWSRFGDMWDHGDWAQKDEDGFWFLHGRSDDVLNVAGRKVGPAEVESALIEHDAVNAAVAIGADDETKGTAVVTYVILNEGYEESEDLRETLRAQVGTALGKPFRPREVRFVDEFPETQSGKIVRRIIQNVYEGAELGDLSSIENPDAIDEIDNAR; encoded by the coding sequence ATGGCAGATTCACTCACAGCACTCGACGAGGTACGGTACGAACCGAGCGAGACGTTCGTGACCGAGAGCAACGTCTACGCGTTCATGCAAAAGCACGGCATCGAGGACTTCGAGGAACTCCACAGGCGGACGGTCACCGATATCGACGGTGAACCGGCATCCGGACTGGACTGGTTCTGGGATGAGATAGTCGATTATCTCGACCTGGAGTTTTACGAGGAGTACGAGCAGGTCCGCGATGACACAGACGGCCCGCAGTTCACGGACTGGTACGTCGGCGGGGAACTCAACATCGCCCACAACGTCGTCGACCGTCATGCAGCCCCCGACGCTGCGAACCGAAATACAGTCGCGACAATCTGGGAGGGTGAGGACGGGACAGTTCGTGAGATCACGTATCACGAGCTCCACCAACAGGCCAATCGCGTCGCCAATGCACTGGAAGAGCGCGGTATCGGAACCGGTGACACCGTCGGACTGTATATGCCGATGGTACCGGAAATCGTTCCATTGCTGTATGGCTGTTTCAAAGTCGGTGCGATTGCCGTCCCCATCTTCTCCGGCTTTGGGGTCGACGCGACAGCAACCCGCATCGAAGACGCCGAGTGTTCAGTCCTGTTCACCGGTGATGGCTTCTACCGCCGGGGCAGCGAGATCGACCTAAAGTCGGCCGCGGACGAGGCTATCGAAGCGGCCGGCCACGTCGAACACACCATTGTCTATAATCGGCTTGGTTCTACGGAGTCTGGCCGCTCGTGGGACTCAGACCGTGACGAATGGTGGGCAGACGCAGTCGGGTCCCAATCTGACGAGTACAAGACCCAGTCGCTCCCCGCCGACCACGAGTCGATGCTGCTGTACTCATCCGGGACAACAGGCAAACCGAAGGGCATCGTCCACACACACGCTGGCGGGCTCGTCCAACCGGCGAAAGAAATCTTCTTTTCGTTCGACCACAAGCCCGCAGACCGGTTTTTCTGGGTCTCCGATATCGGCTGGATGATGGGGCCGTGGACGCTGATCGGCAATCACGCCCACGGTGGCACCGTCTTCATCTATGAAGGGGCACCAGACTATCCTGACCCGGGCCGGTTCTGGGAAATGATCGACACCCACAATCTGTCGGTGTTCGGGATTTCGCCGACAGCGATCCGTGCGCTACAGAAGCACGGCGACGAGTGGCTGGAGGGCCACGACCTCTCGACGCTGCGCCTGCTGGGTTCGACCGGCGAGCCGTGGGACCCGGACTCCTGGGAGTGGTTTCTGGAGAACGTCGGCGGCGGTACGACACCGATTATGAACATCTCTGGTGGGACGGAGATATTCGGCTGTTTCCTCCAGCCGACGCCGCTCCATTCGCTGAAGCCAGGGACGCTCGGTGGCCCGGCGCTCGGCATGGACATCGACGTTGTCGATGCACAGGGGGAATCCGTTGCCGAAGCCAACGAGAAGGGGTACCTGGTCTGTCAATCATCAGCGCCGTCGATGACAAAGTCGCTGTGGAGTGGTGACGAACGGTACCTCGAGGAGTACTGGTCGCGGTTCGGGGATATGTGGGACCACGGCGACTGGGCGCAGAAAGACGAGGACGGTTTCTGGTTCTTACACGGTCGGTCGGACGATGTCCTCAACGTCGCCGGCCGGAAGGTCGGCCCGGCCGAAGTCGAGAGCGCACTTATCGAACACGATGCGGTCAACGCCGCTGTTGCGATCGGAGCGGACGACGAAACGAAGGGGACCGCGGTCGTCACGTACGTCATCCTCAACGAAGGGTACGAGGAGTCAGAGGACCTTCGCGAGACATTGCGCGCGCAGGTCGGGACAGCGCTTGGCAAGCCGTTCCGTCCGCGTGAAGTCCGCTTCGTCGATGAATTTCCGGAGACCCAGTCCGGGAAAATTGTGCGGCGCATCATTCAGAATGTCTACGAGGGCGCAGAACTGGGGGATCTTTCGAGTATCGAGAACCCCGATGCGATCGACGAAATCGACAACGCGCGATGA
- the npdG gene encoding NADPH-dependent F420 reductase, which yields MELAILGGTGDIGEGLAMRFAADTDHAITIGSRDAAKAGERARAYEERLSEHGVETEIDGTDNSSATASADVVILAIPPHHVGDTIEALAEDDVLSDQLLISPAVGMSGDGDGLHYRPPSTGSVTEFVAERAPESVPVAGAFHNLAADRLADLEATLDVDTLVVADDPAVSERVVTLTAALTGVRPIPAGPLSNAAEVESLTPLLINIARYNEDMHDVGVSFS from the coding sequence ATGGAGTTAGCTATCCTAGGCGGTACTGGTGACATCGGTGAGGGACTCGCGATGCGGTTTGCCGCCGATACGGACCATGCGATTACGATCGGCTCGCGGGACGCTGCAAAAGCCGGCGAGCGAGCCAGAGCGTACGAAGAACGATTGTCCGAGCACGGTGTCGAGACTGAAATCGACGGCACGGATAATAGTAGCGCCACGGCCAGTGCGGACGTGGTTATTCTGGCCATTCCACCACATCACGTCGGCGATACAATTGAAGCACTCGCAGAAGATGACGTGCTCTCGGACCAACTGCTCATTAGCCCCGCCGTCGGAATGAGCGGCGATGGGGATGGACTTCACTACCGGCCACCGTCGACGGGGAGCGTTACCGAGTTTGTCGCGGAGCGAGCCCCCGAGTCTGTTCCAGTGGCTGGGGCGTTCCACAACCTTGCAGCGGACCGGCTGGCGGATCTAGAGGCCACGCTCGATGTAGATACGCTGGTGGTCGCGGACGACCCGGCGGTCAGTGAACGAGTTGTGACGTTAACTGCTGCCCTCACCGGCGTCCGACCGATCCCTGCTGGGCCGCTTTCGAACGCCGCGGAAGTCGAGAGTCTGACGCCACTGCTTATCAACATCGCTCGATACAACGAGGATATGCACGATGTCGGTGTGAGCTTCAGTTAG
- a CDS encoding NAD-dependent succinate-semialdehyde dehydrogenase: MEAVNPATGERLDVYDPDDDEAVERKLDRATSTFEDWRDVPLREREQLLVNAGEVLRENKQRYAELMTREMGKPVTQAVAEVEKCAWACDHYAEYAHKYLSEEHHPSPPGTEVKTVHDPLGPVLAVMPWNYPFWQVIRFAAPYLTAGNVGLLKHASNVPGCALALEEVFAEAGYPDGAFQTLMVGSSNVDGILADDRVRAATLTGSGPAGRAVAETAGKHLKKTVLELGGSDPFIVLDDADLDAALETGVQARTLNGGQSCIAAKRFIVHTDVYDEYVDRLVAAFEDLTVGDPMSDETDVGPQADPDLMAELHEQVQASVDAGATLLTGGEPLDRTGAFYPPTVLTDVPSGCPADTEETFGPVATVYEVADSEEAIAVANDTRFGLGASLWTADRDRGQRLARDISAGCVYINEMTKSDPRVPFGGIKDAGYGRELSEMGIKEFVNKKTVWVE, encoded by the coding sequence ATGGAGGCAGTCAACCCGGCTACGGGCGAGCGGCTGGACGTGTACGACCCTGACGATGACGAGGCAGTCGAACGGAAACTGGACCGTGCCACGTCGACGTTCGAGGACTGGCGCGATGTCCCGTTGCGCGAGCGCGAGCAATTGCTTGTAAACGCCGGTGAGGTCCTCCGGGAGAACAAACAGCGGTACGCTGAGCTGATGACCCGGGAAATGGGCAAACCAGTCACACAAGCCGTCGCTGAAGTCGAAAAGTGTGCCTGGGCGTGTGACCACTACGCTGAATACGCACACAAGTATCTCTCCGAGGAACACCACCCCAGTCCACCGGGGACAGAAGTAAAGACAGTCCATGACCCGCTCGGACCGGTGCTTGCAGTGATGCCCTGGAACTATCCCTTCTGGCAGGTCATTCGCTTTGCTGCGCCCTATCTCACTGCCGGCAACGTTGGCCTCCTCAAACACGCCTCGAACGTTCCCGGGTGTGCGCTCGCACTGGAAGAAGTGTTTGCTGAAGCCGGCTATCCTGACGGCGCGTTCCAGACGTTGATGGTTGGCTCCAGCAACGTTGACGGCATTCTTGCAGACGACCGTGTCCGTGCGGCAACGCTGACCGGAAGTGGTCCCGCCGGCCGTGCTGTCGCCGAAACTGCCGGCAAACATCTCAAAAAGACTGTGTTGGAACTCGGTGGGTCTGACCCGTTCATTGTCCTCGACGACGCAGACCTCGATGCGGCCCTCGAAACTGGGGTGCAAGCACGGACACTGAACGGCGGCCAGTCGTGTATCGCCGCCAAGCGCTTTATTGTTCACACAGACGTCTACGATGAGTACGTTGATCGACTCGTCGCTGCCTTCGAAGACCTCACTGTCGGCGACCCGATGTCCGACGAAACTGATGTCGGTCCACAGGCCGACCCTGACCTCATGGCCGAACTCCACGAGCAAGTACAGGCCAGCGTCGACGCCGGTGCAACGCTGTTGACCGGGGGCGAGCCGCTTGACCGGACCGGCGCGTTCTACCCACCGACAGTACTGACTGATGTCCCTTCAGGATGCCCTGCTGACACAGAGGAGACGTTCGGACCAGTGGCGACCGTCTACGAGGTCGCTGATTCGGAGGAAGCGATCGCAGTCGCAAACGACACCCGGTTTGGCCTTGGTGCAAGCCTCTGGACAGCGGACCGAGACCGCGGCCAGCGGCTGGCACGAGATATTTCCGCGGGCTGTGTCTACATCAACGAAATGACCAAATCCGACCCGCGAGTCCCGTTCGGCGGCATCAAGGACGCCGGCTACGGTCGTGAACTCTCGGAGATGGGAATCAAAGAGTTTGTCAACAAAAAGACGGTCTGGGTCGAATAA
- a CDS encoding EthD family reductase, with protein sequence MMYKHVALLVRQDDMSHEEFVDYWQTNHTPIAKDIEGVVRYQQVLPTEPAHAEFDGLAELYFETLDDLHEALGSPGSRDYDPTKEIAAKAREDVNNFLAVEERPRIIGEEIVQKDEVDGDTDGLYKHSAFLVRQDDMTHEEFIDYWQTNHTPIAREIEGVVKYNTVIPTDPENAEFDGVAELYFDDIEKLYDALGSEGSRDYAPDRGKAKAAREDVNNFLAIDERPRFIGQEQLVKDEG encoded by the coding sequence ATGATGTACAAGCACGTAGCCCTGTTAGTCAGACAGGACGATATGTCTCACGAGGAGTTCGTTGACTACTGGCAGACCAATCACACGCCGATTGCAAAGGACATCGAGGGCGTGGTTCGCTACCAGCAAGTCCTGCCAACAGAACCAGCACACGCCGAATTTGACGGGCTGGCGGAGCTGTACTTCGAGACGCTTGACGACCTGCACGAGGCGCTGGGCAGTCCCGGCTCCCGGGACTATGACCCTACCAAGGAGATCGCCGCAAAGGCCCGCGAAGACGTGAATAATTTCCTTGCTGTCGAGGAGCGGCCGCGTATTATCGGCGAAGAGATCGTGCAGAAAGACGAGGTCGATGGCGACACTGACGGCCTCTACAAGCACTCGGCATTTCTCGTCCGACAGGACGACATGACCCACGAGGAGTTCATCGACTACTGGCAGACCAACCACACACCGATTGCCCGCGAAATCGAGGGCGTCGTCAAGTACAACACGGTCATCCCAACAGACCCCGAAAACGCCGAGTTCGACGGTGTCGCCGAACTCTACTTCGACGACATTGAGAAGCTATACGACGCGCTCGGCAGTGAAGGCTCACGGGACTACGCACCGGACAGAGGCAAGGCGAAAGCGGCCCGCGAAGACGTGAATAACTTCCTGGCTATCGACGAGCGGCCCCGGTTTATCGGACAGGAACAGCTCGTCAAGGACGAGGGGTAG
- a CDS encoding HD domain-containing protein, with protein MPDYEEQVTQAFPELDYISSDDLRSKVIEAWTLALDRGGWRDIMDIPYAWNIHEVTNVRHVRGVTKIARESAIEQQEFHGADPDIDVIVAATLLHDVGKCYEYVDFVEDEKLLDPDPRYATEEIPHSLSGYALAHEVGCPLAVQRAIPHFIGEIPTRTLEAELVKSANSASSNAITQSTMGITLQEWVDEYSQT; from the coding sequence ATGCCCGATTACGAGGAGCAGGTCACGCAGGCGTTCCCGGAACTCGATTACATCTCATCGGACGACCTTCGTAGCAAAGTCATCGAAGCGTGGACACTCGCGCTCGACCGAGGCGGCTGGCGCGACATTATGGACATTCCCTATGCGTGGAATATCCACGAGGTAACCAACGTCAGGCACGTCCGCGGTGTCACCAAAATTGCGCGGGAATCCGCTATCGAACAGCAGGAGTTCCACGGGGCCGACCCCGATATCGACGTCATCGTCGCGGCGACATTACTCCACGATGTCGGAAAGTGTTATGAGTACGTTGACTTTGTCGAGGACGAGAAGCTGCTCGACCCGGACCCCAGATACGCAACCGAAGAGATCCCACACTCTCTGTCGGGCTATGCGCTTGCTCACGAGGTGGGCTGTCCGCTGGCGGTCCAGCGAGCGATTCCGCACTTTATCGGCGAGATTCCAACGCGAACACTGGAAGCCGAGCTCGTCAAGAGCGCAAACTCCGCGTCCTCGAACGCGATTACGCAGTCAACGATGGGTATCACGTTGCAGGAATGGGTTGATGAGTACTCCCAGACGTAG
- a CDS encoding glucose 1-dehydrogenase, protein MDAIAVKRGKTRPERIDIERPEPDEGEVLVRTLRVGIDGTDFEVLSGSHGEFPEGSDYQILGHEAVGVVESSNGTALNEGEIVVPTVRRPANTSSRFFENNEPDMAPPGEYVERGIAGAHGYMAEYFTTPASFLVPIPESLADVGFLVEPISNAEKALELAQRSRSTFEWQNSAGLVLGNGPLGLLTLAMLADRCDRTYCLGRRERPDPTIDIIEELGATYINSQQTAVDEIPAVHEPMDLVFEATGHAKHAFSTVEALGANGVGVLLGIPEDWEFTVNGGSLHRQLVLQNKALLGSVNSNVRHYKRARDTLAEYPDWFLASIMTTQCSVSEFADAFEESPDTIKSYIEFSA, encoded by the coding sequence ATGGATGCAATCGCTGTCAAGCGGGGGAAGACTCGGCCAGAACGCATCGACATCGAGCGCCCGGAACCGGACGAGGGAGAGGTGCTCGTGCGGACTCTCCGTGTTGGCATCGACGGAACGGACTTTGAGGTGCTATCGGGTTCACACGGCGAGTTTCCTGAGGGCAGCGACTACCAGATACTGGGGCACGAGGCCGTCGGCGTCGTCGAGTCATCGAACGGGACCGCGCTGAACGAAGGAGAGATTGTCGTCCCGACAGTCCGACGGCCCGCAAACACGTCGAGTCGATTCTTTGAGAACAACGAGCCCGATATGGCTCCACCAGGTGAGTATGTCGAACGGGGGATTGCGGGGGCGCACGGCTACATGGCCGAGTACTTCACTACACCCGCATCGTTTCTCGTTCCGATCCCGGAATCGCTGGCGGACGTCGGCTTTCTGGTCGAACCGATCAGCAATGCCGAAAAGGCACTCGAGCTGGCACAGCGTTCCAGGTCGACCTTCGAGTGGCAGAATTCTGCCGGACTCGTCCTCGGAAACGGACCGCTAGGACTGCTCACATTGGCGATGCTTGCGGACCGGTGTGACCGAACGTACTGTCTCGGCCGTCGTGAACGGCCGGACCCGACCATCGACATTATCGAGGAACTGGGAGCTACGTACATCAACTCTCAACAGACAGCTGTGGATGAAATCCCCGCAGTCCACGAGCCGATGGATCTAGTGTTCGAGGCGACGGGGCACGCAAAACACGCGTTTTCGACGGTCGAGGCACTCGGTGCGAACGGAGTCGGAGTCCTCCTCGGCATCCCGGAGGACTGGGAATTCACTGTCAATGGCGGGTCTCTCCACAGGCAGTTGGTACTTCAGAACAAAGCGCTGCTCGGGAGCGTGAATTCGAATGTCCGGCATTACAAACGCGCTCGTGACACACTTGCAGAATATCCGGACTGGTTCCTTGCGTCTATCATGACGACCCAGTGCTCTGTGTCGGAGTTTGCGGATGCATTCGAGGAGTCGCCGGATACTATCAAATCGTACATTGAGTTTAGCGCCTAG
- a CDS encoding IclR family transcriptional regulator, with product MPDKTETATLSAPMKTFAIVDVLRDADGPLGVSEVAEQLGYTRSTTYKHLNTLLQSGYVTKSTGDYQLTLQFADIGEHVKSQAPIYHDTKPQIDQISATTGESAGLVIKCEKQIADVYHTGADDSPRHVNSPCFHCSAPGKAILAATDPEEVDAILDHAGLPAMTENTITDRQTLTAELDNIRDRGIAFERREQYPDVNCVAVPIQDQSTTAAVYVAGHAERLSGKRLQEDVPGMILSAVRQLNAEQI from the coding sequence ATGCCCGATAAAACTGAGACAGCAACACTTTCGGCACCGATGAAGACGTTCGCAATCGTCGACGTGCTCAGAGACGCCGACGGGCCGCTTGGCGTCTCAGAGGTGGCCGAGCAACTCGGGTACACTCGGAGTACGACATACAAACACCTGAATACGCTGTTGCAGTCAGGCTACGTTACAAAGAGTACAGGGGACTATCAGCTGACGTTACAGTTTGCCGATATCGGCGAACACGTTAAATCTCAGGCACCCATCTACCACGACACGAAGCCCCAGATAGACCAGATATCAGCGACGACCGGCGAGTCTGCCGGACTAGTTATCAAGTGCGAAAAGCAGATTGCCGACGTCTATCATACCGGCGCTGACGACTCTCCGAGACACGTAAACTCCCCGTGTTTTCACTGCAGCGCTCCGGGAAAGGCAATCCTCGCAGCGACCGACCCAGAAGAGGTCGATGCTATTTTAGACCACGCCGGTCTGCCTGCAATGACCGAAAATACGATTACGGATCGCCAGACGCTCACTGCCGAACTCGACAATATCCGGGACCGGGGTATCGCGTTCGAGCGTCGCGAGCAGTATCCGGACGTAAACTGCGTCGCGGTTCCGATTCAGGACCAGTCCACAACCGCAGCCGTGTACGTGGCGGGACACGCTGAACGGCTGAGCGGGAAGCGGTTACAGGAGGATGTCCCCGGGATGATCCTGAGCGCCGTCAGGCAACTCAATGCGGAGCAGATCTGA